A single region of the Ziziphus jujuba cultivar Dongzao chromosome 10, ASM3175591v1 genome encodes:
- the LOC112490550 gene encoding F-box protein At5g07610 has translation MASNKRLKTSLNPIDACTTCYQTPSLSAEIVANNDDLLTEILVRLPIKLLLAFKSVSKRWLALISNPHFCRRRTPLYKPNCGLFSPPRYRIGAGTSTNLVYDYVNLSSPVQSRIPNKPLRLSFTTDPMGGIKIMHSCNGLLLCSSHRGPDRWIKYYVYNPPTKHYTILPQLPVRSGGRRSIMGFSLAFDPSKSPRYKVVCVRSLRSMQNQLDFEIYSSEMGPWRLSSESFFSPISTHNLHFNVSEFWNGAVPWITTWDNWEAAGGLYFNVEKERLSQMPVPPLLVEDSEENRNQRNFICFGEYGDHLHLLEIYNPPSTYFNVYEMQTDYSGWFVKFRVDVAQVAERCILAVQDLYRFLLSNLICVVCSEVDEQSYMVMHLPDAIVKYYLKTNSLMKLCDIDDHYGGENVVVYKSWTSTYQYTESCLCVKI, from the coding sequence ATGGCCTCAAACAAAAGACTCAAAACCTCCCTAAACCCCATTGATGCCTGCACCACTTGTTATCAAACACCTTCACTCTCCGCGGAAATTGTAGCCAACAATGATGATCTCCTAACAGAAATCCTAGTTCGCTTGCCCATCAAGCTTCTCCTGGCCTTCAAATCCGTTTCCAAACGCTGGCTTGCTCTCATTTCCAATCCCCATTTCTGTCGCCGCCGCACCCCACTCTACAAGCCCAACTGCGGCCTTTTCTCGCCACCCCGTTACAGGATAGGAGCAGGTACTAGTACCAACCTCGTATATGACTATGTCAATCTCTCTAGTCCAGTCCAGTCCCGCATCCCAAACAAACCTTTACGTCTCTCTTTCACAACCGATCCCATGGGTGGGATCAAAATCATGCATTCTTGTAATGGATTGTTGTTATGTTCTTCTCACCGTGGACCCGATAGATGGATAAAGTACTACGTCTACAATCCTCCCACCAAGCACTATACTATCCTTCCTCAGCTGCCTGTTCGCAGTGGAGGTCGTAGGAGTATTATGGGATTTAGTTTAGCTTTTGATCCTTCCAAATCGCCTCGCTACAAAGTTGTTTGTGTTCGGAGCCTCAGATCCATGCAAAATCAATTGGACTTTGAGATTTATTCGTCCGAGATGGGACCTTGGAGGCTCAGCAGTGAGTCTTTCTTCTCACCCATATCAACACATAATCTTCACTTCAATGTAAGTGAATTTTGGAATGGTGCAGTTCCCTGGATCACTACTTGGGATAATTGGGAAGCTGCAGGTGGTCTATATTTCAATGTGGAGAAAGAGCGTTTAAGCCAAATGCCAGTGCCTCCACTACTTGTGGAGGATTCGGAGGAGAATAGGAATCAAAGAAATTTCATATGTTTTGGAGAATATGGAGACCATTTGCATCTTCTTGAAATTTACAATCCTCCATCAACATATTTCAATGTGTATGAGATGCAGACAGACTATTCAGGTTGGTTTGTTAAGTTCCGAGTGGATGTTGCTCAAGTTGCTGAGAGATGTATACTCGCAGTTCAGGACTTATACCGGTTCTTGTTGTCCAATCTAATCTGTGTGGTTTGCAGTGAGGTTGATGAACAGTCATATATGGTGATGCACCTTCCAGATGCAATTGTAAAGTATTACTTGAAGACTAATAGTTTAATGAAGCTTTGCGATATTGATGATCATTATGGTGGTGAAAATGTTGTAGTGTATAAGAGTTGGACTAGTACATATCAATACACTGAGTCTTGCTTATGTGTGAAAATTTGA